A single window of Anopheles moucheti chromosome 2, idAnoMoucSN_F20_07, whole genome shotgun sequence DNA harbors:
- the LOC128298003 gene encoding proton-coupled zinc antiporter SLC30A1 — MPMKEWIYQLQPVQLYIVLALSSVYFLVQLFLSHVSHSLVLLVASYHMLCNIIALTGCIWTIKKSAIPSGRESCPLKPEARSISQQLTTGDGLDKFAEVSQDTTDGSKNSSDGGGKGDESALEIKNNVKVKARQTRESTLKNTFGWTRIDILTMLVVCIFMASFCFSAIIEALQTLSHIHHQDAMHFPAHILVLGAMGLILNGFCYLLIGGYTYHQGSFLYITSSGNVILDNVVTGEGVRKGDRRLSGSRRQVSPSQLREQSKRQSVRELMRDICSTVMVIICSLIVYYTTEETAKFVDPALSIVSCLILLTLSYPYMKESGMILLQTIPNTIDIEIFKKSLLDGFRDIVSVHDLHIWQLSGNQYVSTVHIIFDNPKVYLKIQTDVIEFFHEQGINQVTIQPEFKARDERRTLGNGTEGCLIQCRTIAQCASRTCCDTMSQAEIADVPLLTEVVERPPTDGTVKPEGSEIIQMSPLPTVNSDAEQTTAQVADGSSAPMTTETGDGDNHKLENAGASQANVVECTDPATVQISPVKTECEQHVEGDKGP, encoded by the exons ATGCCGATGAAGGAGTGGATCTACCAGTTGCAGCCAGTGCAACTCTACATAGTGCTAGCCCTGTCGTCTGTTTACTTTCTGGTCCAGCTATTTCTAAGTCATGTTTCCCATTCGTTGGTACTGCTCGTCGCCTCTTATCATATGCTGTGCAACATCATTGCCCTGACTGGGTGCATATGGACCATTAAG AAAAGTGCCATACCGTCGGGCCGGGAAAGTTGCCCATTGAAGCCGGAAGCACGCTCAATCTCACAACAGCTGACAACCGGCGATGGGTTGGATAAGTTTGCGGAAGTCAGCCAAGACACGACGGATGGAAGCAAGAACAGCTCGGATGGTGGCGGCAAGGGCGATGAGTCTGCGCTGGAGATCAAGAATAACGTGAAGGTGAAAGCCCGGCAGACGCGGGAAAGTACGCTGAAGAATACATTCGGCTGGACACGCATCGACATCCTCACGATGCTGGTGGTGTGCATCTTTATGGCGTCCTTCTGTTTCTCGGCAATCATCGAAGCATTGCAGACACTGTCCCACATCCATCATCAGGATGCGATGCACTTCCCGGCACACATACTCGTGCTCGGTGCGATGGGTTTGATACTGAACGGGTTCTGCTATCTCTTGATCGGTGGGTATACGTACCATCAGGGAAGCTTCCTGTACATCACATCGAGCGGAAATGTGATCCTGGACAACGTCGTCACCGGTGAAGGTGTTCGCAAAGGCGATCGACGCCTTTCTGGCTCGAGGAGACAGGTTTCACCTTCGCAACTTCGGGAGCAATCGAAACGGCAGAGCGTGCGTGAGCTGATGCGCGATATTTGCA GTACGGTGATGGTCATTATTTGCTCACTGATCGTGTACTACACAACGGAAGAAACGGCCAAATTTGTAGATCCTGCACTATCGATAGTTTCTTGTTTAATCTTGCTCACTTTAAGCTATCCGTACA TGAAAGAGTCGGGGATGATCCTGCTTCAAACTATTCCCAATACGATCGACATTGAAATCTTCAAGAAATCCCTTCTGGATGGCTTTCGGGATATAGTCAGTGTGCATGATCTTCACATTTGGCAGCTGAGTGGGAATCAGTACGTCTCAACAGTGCACATCATCTTTGACAATCCGAAG GTGTATCTCAAGATCCAGACCGATGTGATCGAGTTCTTCCACGAGCAAGGCATCAACCAGGTTACCATACAGCCCGAGTTCAAGGCGAGGGACGAAAGGCGCACTCTTGGCAACGGTACCGAGGGTTGCCTGATCCAGTGTCGAACCATTGCCCAGTGCGCTAGCCGAACGTGTTGCGACACTATGTCGCAAGCAGAAATCGCGGATGTGCCATTATTGACGGAAGTAGTCGAACGGCCACCAACAGATGGCACTGTGAAACCGGAAGGTAGTGAGATCATTCAAATGAGTCCACTGCCGACGGTAAATTCTGACGCAGAGCAAACTACTGCTCAAGTGGCAGATGGTTCCAGTGCGCCAATGACCACTGAAACTGGCGATGGTGATAATCATAAGCTAGAGAACGCCGGTGCATCTCAAGCAAACGTTGTAGAGTGCACCGACCCAGCCACAGTACAAATAAGCCCAGTTAAGACTGAATGTGAGCAGCATGTGGAAGGTGATAAGGGCCCGTGA